The following are encoded in a window of Kitasatospora sp. NBC_01250 genomic DNA:
- a CDS encoding NAD-dependent malic enzyme yields the protein MATVPSVSNSITVRLEVPASGNAVSNITTAVESSGGSVTGLDVTASGLEALRIDVTVAAASVAHGEEIVEKLRAIEGVTIGKVSDRTFLMHLGGKIEMSSKLPIRNRDDLSMIYTPGVARVCMAIAENPEDARRLTIKRNSVAVVTDGSAVLGLGNIGPQAALPVMEGKAALFKRFAGIDAWPICLDTQDADEIVAIVKAIAPGFAGINLEDISAPRCFEIEARLREALDIPVFHDDQHGTAIVVLAALTNALRVVGKEIGEIRVVMSGAGAAGTAILKLLLAAGVEHATVADVRGVVHSGREDLNDSLRWIAEHTNRSGRTGSLKEAVADADVFIGVSAPNVLDGDDIASMADKAIVFALANPDPEVDPAVARQTAAVVATGRSDFPNQINNVLVFPGVFRGLLDAQSRTVNTEMMIAAARALATTVTDDQLNPNYIIPSVFHPDVAKTVAAAVREAALAAGGEGDQAPSRPTPGIVGTLDTAAFPVVRL from the coding sequence ATGGCGACGGTGCCCAGTGTCTCCAACTCGATCACGGTGCGGCTGGAGGTTCCGGCCAGCGGTAACGCGGTCAGCAACATCACCACCGCCGTGGAGTCCTCCGGTGGCTCGGTGACCGGCCTGGACGTCACGGCCTCCGGTCTGGAAGCACTGCGGATCGACGTGACCGTGGCGGCCGCGTCGGTTGCGCACGGCGAGGAGATCGTCGAGAAGCTGCGGGCGATCGAGGGCGTCACGATCGGCAAGGTCTCGGACCGCACCTTCCTGATGCACCTCGGCGGCAAGATCGAGATGTCCTCGAAGCTGCCGATCCGCAACCGTGACGACCTGAGCATGATCTACACCCCCGGTGTGGCCCGGGTCTGCATGGCGATCGCCGAGAACCCCGAGGACGCCCGCCGCCTGACCATCAAGCGCAACAGCGTGGCCGTGGTCACCGACGGCTCCGCGGTGCTGGGCCTGGGCAACATCGGCCCGCAGGCCGCGCTGCCGGTGATGGAGGGCAAGGCGGCCCTGTTCAAGCGCTTCGCCGGGATCGACGCCTGGCCGATCTGCCTGGACACCCAGGACGCCGACGAGATCGTGGCCATCGTCAAGGCGATCGCCCCCGGCTTCGCCGGCATCAACCTGGAGGACATCTCCGCGCCGCGCTGCTTCGAGATCGAGGCGCGGCTGCGCGAGGCGCTGGACATCCCGGTCTTCCATGACGACCAGCACGGCACCGCGATCGTGGTGCTCGCCGCGCTGACCAACGCGCTGCGGGTGGTCGGCAAGGAGATCGGCGAGATCCGGGTGGTCATGTCGGGCGCCGGTGCGGCCGGCACCGCGATCCTCAAGCTGCTGCTGGCCGCCGGCGTCGAGCACGCCACGGTGGCCGACGTGCGCGGCGTGGTGCACAGCGGCCGTGAGGACCTCAACGACTCGCTGCGCTGGATCGCCGAGCACACCAACCGCTCGGGCCGCACCGGCAGCCTCAAGGAGGCCGTGGCGGACGCCGACGTCTTCATCGGCGTGTCGGCCCCGAACGTCCTGGACGGCGACGACATCGCCTCGATGGCCGACAAGGCGATCGTCTTCGCGCTGGCCAACCCGGACCCGGAGGTCGACCCGGCGGTGGCCCGGCAGACCGCCGCGGTGGTCGCCACGGGCCGCAGCGACTTCCCGAACCAGATCAACAACGTGCTGGTCTTCCCGGGTGTCTTCCGCGGCCTGCTGGACGCGCAGAGCCGCACGGTGAACACCGAGATGATGATCGCCGCCGCGCGGGCGCTGGCCACCACGGTCACCGACGACCAGCTGAACCCGAACTACATCATCCCCAGCGTCTTCCACCCGGACGTGGCCAAGACGGTGGCCGCGGCCGTGCGGGAGGCCGCGCTGGCCGCCGGTGGCGAGGGCGACCAGGCCCCCTCCCGGCCGACGCCGGGCATCGTCGGCACCCTGGACACGGCCGCCTTCCCGGTCGTCCGGCTCTGA
- a CDS encoding HU family DNA-binding protein — MNRSELVAALADRAEVTRKDADAVLAAFAEVVGEVVAKGDEKVTIPGFLTFERTHRAARTARNPQTGEPIQIAAGYSAKVSAGSKLKEAAKGA; from the coding sequence ATGAACCGCAGTGAGCTGGTGGCCGCTCTGGCCGACCGCGCCGAGGTGACCCGCAAGGACGCCGACGCCGTTCTGGCGGCATTCGCCGAGGTCGTGGGCGAGGTTGTGGCCAAGGGTGACGAGAAGGTCACCATCCCCGGTTTCCTGACCTTCGAGCGCACCCACCGCGCCGCTCGCACCGCCCGCAACCCGCAGACCGGTGAGCCGATCCAGATCGCGGCCGGCTACAGCGCCAAGGTGAGCGCCGGTTCCAAGCTGAAGGAAGCCGCCAAGGGCGCCTGA
- a CDS encoding sensor histidine kinase produces MTSPAARGLRRLRWTLTLLFAGTTAACLLVLATLAAHTDAQSRAKELDNDAARRAGGLARALWFDNDTLAVDPLGEDELARGADVLGAVQVPAGGTGLPSVVRWVRPDTAHLPGGELLGRLWTQVQTGQDATLATGPGGSGRMMRWAAAPVWNGDTIAALVVVGADPAQSRADHERLVRWLLLGCSALVLAAAAIGHLLSGRAMRPALRGLERQEQFLTEAAHELRTPLATLRLAVERGASAPERAPAALAEAAALSDRLARLVTGLLARARIDSGTQQVELMPLRLDQLVEQTVAELVEGLGTAPAQGWGRVTVLVGEQPLIVRGDPELLGQAVRNLVENALRYGAGTPVTVAAAPGLVTVTDAGPGVPEQRREAVFRRGVTSGAGTGTGLAIVRWVAELHGGSARLEQAPGGGLRAELRLPQE; encoded by the coding sequence ATGACCTCGCCGGCCGCCCGAGGCCTGCGCCGGCTGCGCTGGACCCTGACCCTGCTCTTCGCCGGCACCACGGCTGCCTGCCTGCTGGTGCTGGCCACCCTGGCCGCGCACACCGACGCCCAGTCCCGGGCCAAGGAACTGGACAACGACGCGGCCCGGCGGGCCGGCGGGCTGGCCCGGGCGCTCTGGTTCGACAACGACACGCTGGCCGTCGACCCGCTCGGCGAGGACGAGCTGGCCCGCGGCGCCGACGTGCTCGGCGCGGTCCAGGTCCCGGCGGGCGGCACCGGGCTGCCGAGCGTGGTGCGCTGGGTCCGCCCCGACACCGCCCACCTGCCGGGCGGCGAGCTGCTGGGCAGGCTCTGGACCCAGGTGCAGACCGGCCAGGACGCCACGCTGGCCACCGGGCCCGGGGGCAGCGGGCGGATGATGCGCTGGGCCGCCGCGCCGGTCTGGAACGGGGACACCATCGCCGCCCTGGTGGTGGTCGGCGCCGACCCGGCACAGAGCCGGGCCGACCACGAGCGGCTGGTCCGCTGGCTGCTGCTGGGCTGCTCGGCGCTGGTGCTGGCCGCCGCCGCGATCGGCCACCTGCTCTCCGGCCGGGCGATGCGCCCCGCGCTGCGCGGCCTGGAGCGCCAGGAGCAGTTCCTCACCGAGGCCGCGCACGAGCTGCGCACGCCGCTGGCCACGCTGCGCCTGGCCGTCGAGCGCGGGGCCTCGGCGCCGGAGCGGGCGCCCGCGGCGCTCGCGGAGGCGGCGGCGCTCAGCGACCGGCTGGCCCGGCTGGTCACCGGCCTGCTGGCCCGCGCCCGGATCGACTCCGGCACCCAGCAGGTGGAGCTGATGCCGCTGCGGCTGGACCAACTGGTCGAGCAGACCGTGGCCGAACTGGTGGAGGGCCTCGGGACCGCGCCGGCCCAGGGCTGGGGGAGGGTGACCGTGCTGGTCGGCGAGCAACCGCTGATCGTGCGCGGCGACCCGGAGCTGCTGGGCCAGGCGGTGCGCAACCTGGTGGAGAACGCGCTGCGCTACGGCGCCGGGACCCCGGTGACGGTGGCCGCCGCGCCCGGCCTGGTCACCGTCACGGACGCCGGGCCGGGGGTGCCCGAGCAGCGCCGCGAGGCGGTCTTCCGGCGGGGCGTCACCAGCGGTGCGGGCACCGGGACGGGGCTGGCCATCGTCCGCTGGGTGGCCGAACTGCACGGCGGCAGCGCGCGGCTGGAGCAAGCGCCGGGCGGCGGCCTGCGCGCCGAACTCAGGCTGCCGCAGGAGTGA
- a CDS encoding response regulator transcription factor yields the protein MRVLVLEDDPRLGPEIADGLRRAGFAVDLAADLAEADLKLAVTDYHCLVADRALPDGDALRLVADRRAAGWQRPVLLLTAMDSVADRVAGFEHGADDYLVKPFAAAELAARVRNLCRRPEPARLPQLRLGDLELDLPRRRVTRAGVLLTLTAKEFAVLELLMLQAGTVVTRTRLIESCWDELNEPMSNVVDVLIRQLRRRLGPPDPIETVRGVGYRLVDPAGHGGRG from the coding sequence ATGCGCGTACTGGTACTGGAGGACGACCCCAGGCTCGGCCCGGAGATAGCCGACGGGCTGCGCCGGGCCGGATTCGCCGTCGACCTGGCCGCCGACCTGGCCGAGGCCGACCTCAAGCTCGCGGTCACCGACTACCACTGCCTGGTGGCCGACCGGGCGCTGCCCGACGGCGACGCCCTGCGGCTGGTCGCGGACCGCCGCGCGGCCGGCTGGCAGCGCCCGGTGCTGCTGCTCACCGCGATGGACTCGGTGGCCGACCGGGTGGCCGGCTTCGAGCACGGAGCCGACGACTACCTGGTCAAGCCGTTCGCGGCCGCCGAGCTGGCGGCCCGGGTCCGCAACCTGTGCCGCCGCCCCGAGCCGGCCCGGCTGCCGCAGCTGCGCCTGGGGGACCTGGAGCTGGACCTGCCGCGCCGCCGGGTCACCCGGGCCGGGGTGCTGCTCACCCTCACGGCGAAGGAGTTCGCCGTCCTGGAGCTGCTGATGCTGCAGGCGGGGACGGTGGTCACCCGCACCCGGCTGATCGAGAGCTGCTGGGACGAGCTGAACGAACCGATGTCCAACGTGGTCGACGTGCTGATCCGCCAGCTGCGCCGCCGGCTCGGCCCGCCGGACCCGATCGAGACCGTGCGCGGCGTCGGCTACCGGCTCGTGGACCCGGCCGGGCACGGCGGTCGCGGATGA